The following proteins are co-located in the Oncorhynchus kisutch isolate 150728-3 unplaced genomic scaffold, Okis_V2 scaffold1617, whole genome shotgun sequence genome:
- the LOC109883458 gene encoding POU domain, class 2, transcription factor 1 isoform X5 encodes MPQTVDSAIADSIINLSVSSKSTMENGDIVKGVLTNGRDSQKQTVMSLTNAQSQALLQQLTLSPAQQQLFLQQAQAQLLAAAVQQHSASQAQNSSTTGAAISASAATPITTQLPLSQPIHITPLQQQGLQQFVLVQPGHSMATQLQPQFFISQTPQGQPSMFQYHNLLQAQNLLTQLPQSQANLLQTPTITIAPQTATPTRTVTATPGQLLIHSQTPPPKGLGTPTLEDANDLEELEIFSKAFKQRRIRLGFTQGDVGLAMGKLYGNDFSQTTISRFEALNLSFKNMCKLKPLLEKWLNDAENVSSESSPSLSPLGSGHGSPSLASDLNSRRRKKRTSIDTNIRVALEKSFLQQNQKPSSDEISLIADQLNMEKEVIRVWFCNRRQKEKRINPPSSSAFQKSIFSSPTTASLVNTVPQTTVTVTPSLPVTSFSLTDRTLVPATGNTASVISSTPTVPSMSLTPSSSVTTMSQPAVTMTQAGQMLYSNGGGLAAMAAAAAGISPGLMPSSQFNTGGALLNLTTAGFGGALATIQALASSGSFPITTLDGNGNLLFANTSMSGSAPSMVNTPLFLNPQSLSLLGSNPVSFIPASALSLQLTAGTNTITTATTPVNTIVRASKAQ; translated from the exons ATGCCACAGACTGTGGACTCTGCAATAGCCG ACTCGATAATCAACCTGTCAGTGTCCAGTAAAAGCACCATGGAGAACGGGGACATAGTCAAAG GCGTGCTGACCAATGGCCGGGACTCTCAGAAGCAGACTGTCATGTCCCTCACCAACGCACAGTCACAGGCTCTGCtgcaacag ttGACCTTGTCTCCAGCGCAGCAGCAGCTGTTTCTCCAGCAGGCTCAGGCCCAGCTCCTTGCAGCAGCCGTTCAGCAGCACTCCGCCAGCCAGGCCCAGAACAGCAGCACCACGGGGGCTGCCATCTCTGCCTCCGCAGCCACCCCCatcaccacccaactaccactgtCCCAGCCTATACACATCACTCCT ctccagcAGCAGGGCCTGCAGCAGTTTGTGTTGGTCCAGCCAGGTCATTCCATGGCCACCCAGCTACAGCCTCAGTTCTTCATCTCCCAGACTCCACAGGGACAGCCCAGTATGTTTCAGTATCATA ATCTTTTGCAAGCCCAAAATCTTCTCACTCAACTACCTCAGAGCCAAGCCAACCTCCTACAGACTCCAACTATCACAATTGCCCCACAG ACGGCCACTCCCACGCGGACCGTAACTGCCACCCCTGGCCAGCTCCTCATCCACAGCCAGACCCCGCCCCCTAAGGGTCTGGGCACGCCCACTCTGGAGGATGCCAATGATCTGGAGGAGCTGGAGATTTTCTCCAAGGCCTTCAAACAGAGGAGGATCAGACTGGGCTTCACACAG GGTGACGTGGGGCTGGCCATGGGGAAGCTGTATGGTAATGACTTCAGCCAGACCACCATCTCCCGCTTTGAAGCACTCAACCTGAGCTTCAAGAACATGTGTAAGCTGAAACCGCTGCTGGAGAAGTGGCTCAACGACGCAG AGAATGTGAGCTCAGAgtccagccccagcctcagtcccCTGGGCTCTGGTCACGGGTCACCCAGCCTGGCGTCTGACCTCAATAGCCGGCGCCGCAAGAAGAGGACCAGCATCGACACCAACATCCGTGTGGCCCTGGAGAAGAGCTTCCTCCAG CAAAACCAGAAGCCGTCGTCAGACGAGATCTCCCTGATAGCAGACCAGCTgaacatggagaaggaggtgatCCGGGTGTGGTTCTGTAACCGCCGGCAGAAGGAGAAGAGGATCAACCCTCCCAGCAGCTCAGCTTTCCAGAAGTCCATCTTCTCGTCCCCTACTACTGCCAGCCTGGTGAACACTGTACCCCAGACCACTGTGACTGTCACCCCCTCTCTGCCTGTCACCAGCTTCAGCCTCACAG ACAGGACCCTGGTGCCAGCCACCGGCAACACAGCATCCGTCATCTCCAGCACCCCTACAGTCCCCTCTATGTCcctcacaccctcctcctccGTGACAACCATGTCACAGCCAGCCGTTACCATGACGCAGGCGGGGCAAATGCTCTACAGCAACGGCGGGGGTCTGGCTGCAATGGCAGCTGCAGCGGCGGGAATCAGCCCGGGTCTCATGCCTTCATCGCAGTTCAACACAGG GGGGGCCTTACTGAACCTAACTACTGCAGGTTTTGGAGGAGCGCTAGCCACCATCCAAG CTCTGGCCTCCAGCGGGTCCTTccccatcaccaccctggacgggaACGGGAACCTGCTATTTGCCAACACCAGCATGTCTGGCTCCGCCCCCAGCATGGTGAACACGCCACTCTTCCTGAACCCCCAGAGCCTGTCCTTATTGGGTAGTAACCCTGTCAGCTTCATCCCTGCCAGTGCCCTCAGCCTGCAACTCACTGCTGgcaccaacaccatcaccacgGCAACCACACCAGTCAACACCATCGTCAGAGCCTCTAAGGCCCAATGA